A section of the Streptomyces xinghaiensis S187 genome encodes:
- a CDS encoding DUF397 domain-containing protein, which produces MTPGAWTAPSSLGRAHLDVARAAPGVRAGRPSAYATPATVRIRDSKNRQGPVLGVSSGAWSAFVTFAGGRPRPEL; this is translated from the coding sequence CGTGGACTGCCCCTTCGTCCCTCGGGCGCGCACACCTGGACGTCGCGCGGGCAGCTCCAGGCGTACGCGCGGGCCGCCCGAGCGCGTACGCCACCCCGGCCACCGTCCGCATACGGGATTCGAAGAACAGACAGGGCCCCGTACTCGGCGTCTCCAGCGGGGCGTGGTCGGCGTTCGTGACGTTCGCCGGGGGCCGTCCGCGGCCAGAGCTCTGA